TTTCGTCCATGGATAGCCATCTCAACGCGCGCGGGCACCGTCTGGCGGCGGAGGAGATCCACGCCTGGCTCTCCGCTCATCCTTGGGCCCTGGAGGGGAAGATGCCCCCTCCCGGGGGCCCGCCCTAGAGCGCCTCCCGAGCGGCCACGTGGCAAGCCCAGTCGGCGAGAAGGGCCACAAGCCGCTGCTGGGCCGCGGCCGGGGTGAAGACGTGGTCCGTGCGCGTGATCACCTCGAGCTGTGCCCTCCCCCGCGCCATCGCCTTCCGGACCTCCCGGCGCAGAAGAGTCCGGTAGTTGTGGTAGGCGGGGCTCTCCGCGGAGTACACGAGGCAGAGATCGACCCCCCGCTCGGTGAGCCTCCGGAGCTGCGCCAGAACCTCCTCCCGGGAAGGAACGACGGCCTCTGTGATCACGGATTGTGCCCCAGGCACGGGATCGGCTTCCCCACTCGCCCTCGTCCGCTCCCTGAGCATTTCCCAGAGCTCGCTCCGCCCGCGGAGCAGGCGCCACCAGGCGAGGGGGTTCAGGATCTTCCGTCGATAGGAGTAAAGAAGGAACCCGGGAGCGGGAATGCCATACGGTTCGATGAGGGCCGTACCCACCACCCGCTCGTCGAGTCCAGCTGCGCGGAGGGCATTGTCGGCGCCGGAGCAGATGCCGATCAGAAGGAATGATTGTGCCCCCCGCGAGCTAGCGAGGAGGTCCATCCCCTGGCGCGTTTCCGCCACTGCCGACTCCACAAATGGCGTGGGGTCGCGGCGGGAGCGGCTGTCACCCAGGCCGGAAAAGTCGAAGCGCATCGAGACGAAGCCATGGCGCGCCAGCTCGCGAGCGAGGCGCACGTGGATGCGGTTGGGACCCACTCGGTGCAAGACGCCGGCGTTCAGGAAGATGACGGCGGGTCGCTCCCGCCCGAGCGCCCCAGAGGGTTCGGTGATCACGGCTACCAAGGACTTCTCTTCGCCAAAAAGGAGCGCCCCTTCTTTCACGTGCAGGCGCCCTCCAGCCAGGTGGTAACGGCACTGAGGAGCTGAGCGGGCACGAAAGCCCGGCCCATCCCTTCGGCGGGCAGCCATACCGGTGCGGGCGGGAAGCGCTGATGTTCCACTCCCGCCGCTCCTCTCCAGAGAGGCGGCTCGCCTTCCCCATCCCCACTGTTGACCACCAGCACGCGGCGGGCGGGTCCGTGGGCGAGACCCAGGAGGCCCACTCTCTCGAGGTCAGCCGCCAGTTCATCGCGCAGGGGAAACCCCAGCGCCTCGTTGGGCTGGGCGATCGCGCCCGGGGCGTGCTCGTGCGTCCAGGCCTCATGCGTTTCTCGTAGCTCGCGCAGGTAGGCGGCACCTTGGACCACGGGGTCCCAGAGCACGAGGGCTTCCACACCTCCGAGGCGAGCCGCGCAGAGGCCGGCCAGCGTCCCCCCTAGGCGCAGGCCGATCAAGGCCACCCTGGAGAGGCCCGTAGACTCGCGAAGCTCCGCCACCGCGGCCACGGTGTCGGCAAGCCACTCCTCCCAGCGAGCCTCTTCCCCTTCCCCCGCTGAGTCCCCGCAGCCGTGATAGTCGAAGCGCAACGCGGGCAGCCCCGCCTCGGCGAGGCGCTCCCCTAGCTCGCGGAGCGAGCGATGCGCGCGTAGGTACTCCTGCCCGAAGGGAGCACAGACGACCACACCCGTGCGCCGGCTGGAGCTGCGTGGCGCGTGATAGACCCCGAAGAGGGGCCGAGCGGAGTCTCCGAAATAGAAGGGTTGCACCGAGGAACGGGGCGAGCAAGAACCCGCAACGGCGAGGCTAACACGGAAGACTGGGCCTGTCCACGCGGGCAGGAGCAGACGGCCCGGTGCGGATATGCTTGCGGTCCCGGCCCCCTGCGCCTGAAGAGGGGCGGCGACCGCGCCGCCCCCGCGGGCTCAGGGCGAGAACGTGAACACGGCACTCGCGGAAGCGAGCACATCCCCGGGTTCGAAAAGGTTGTCAAGCAGCGAGCCGGGACGCACCGCGGCCAGGACCCAGGCGTACGTTCCCGGCGTCTCACTGCCCGTCCAGGTGTAGGTGAGAAATGGCTGGTTGAGCTGGAAGGGTGCAGAAAGGTCGACGCCCGCGGCGACCGGAACCAGGCTCGAAGGCTGGGAGAGCCGCCCCCGCTTGGGCCCCTGGGGGGTGAGAAGCACCACCTGGTCGCCGTCCGGAAGCACCTCGAAAAGCAGGAGGTCCACCTGCGCGGCCCGCCCGATGTTCGTGATCGACAGCGACGCGCTGAGGGAGCTCTTCGTCGCGTAGCGGGACTTGTCGGTGGACACCCCGAGGCGGAGCCCAAGGTCGGAGGGCAGTTCCAGGACGTAGGTGTCCACACTAAACCCGTTGCCCCAGTCGCTTCCGAAGATGGCCCGCGTGCCGCTCGGGCTCGCGACTACATGCGGCTCCGCCCAGTAGTTGTTGCTGAGGTGGGTGTTGTTGTTGCCAAAGCTCCGGTGGTGGGCAGCGCGGCAGACCCGACCGGTGTTCGTATCCGCTATGACGATCTCGTTGTCGAGGACACCCGCCCCCGAGGGGTTGCCCACGATCGACAGGAATACCCAGCCTGGGTTTCGGTAGTCGAGGGCGGAGACGTGTGTCCCCGACGGTGGGTACGGATAGCCCGTCGACGGCCCGACCACCACTCGGGAGCTACCGTCGGTCAGGTCGAAGCTCACGAGGGAGCCTAACCCGCTCCCCGCTGGTCCGGGATCGAAGGCCACGGTCTCGTACGTGTCGTGGCCGTTGGTCATCTGCCCCTGGGACGCGTGCTCGTAAGGACTTGCCAGGTCCAACTTCCGCTGCACGTTCAGACCCGGGTCCAGGACCCAGCCATCCATGACTACCCTCGCTCCGCTGGCCGAGGCCTGCGGAGCATCGAGGGTCGTCGTCCCCATGCCGGTGACGGCGTCGCTTCCGATCTGGTAGACAAAGACCGTGGAGTCACACTTGAGACCGATCGTGTTGGAGTCCCAGGAGGTAAACATCGGGTCACTTCCACCACTGATGGGCCCTGAGCAAAAGTTGAACGAATGCACCGTTTCCCGCGTGTCACTCGACACGTGGTAGCGCAGGAGGCTCTTGCCGCTCAAGTAGAAAAGCACGTCCGGGTCGGTGGTGTGCCAGTACACCTGCTCGATGTCGTTGGGGGCGATGTCGAGGGAGCGCAGGAAGCGGTAGGAACGGCCATCGTAGAGCTCATGGCCACGACCCACGTGGTAGAGGAGTAGCCGCGACTCGTCCGCGTTCCACGCCGAGATGGTCGAATAGATGGGC
Above is a window of Vicinamibacteria bacterium DNA encoding:
- a CDS encoding alpha/beta fold hydrolase; protein product: MKEGALLFGEEKSLVAVITEPSGALGRERPAVIFLNAGVLHRVGPNRIHVRLARELARHGFVSMRFDFSGLGDSRSRRDPTPFVESAVAETRQGMDLLASSRGAQSFLLIGICSGADNALRAAGLDERVVGTALIEPYGIPAPGFLLYSYRRKILNPLAWWRLLRGRSELWEMLRERTRASGEADPVPGAQSVITEAVVPSREEVLAQLRRLTERGVDLCLVYSAESPAYHNYRTLLRREVRKAMARGRAQLEVITRTDHVFTPAAAQQRLVALLADWACHVAAREAL
- a CDS encoding alpha/beta hydrolase, translating into MVVCAPFGQEYLRAHRSLRELGERLAEAGLPALRFDYHGCGDSAGEGEEARWEEWLADTVAAVAELRESTGLSRVALIGLRLGGTLAGLCAARLGGVEALVLWDPVVQGAAYLRELRETHEAWTHEHAPGAIAQPNEALGFPLRDELAADLERVGLLGLAHGPARRVLVVNSGDGEGEPPLWRGAAGVEHQRFPPAPVWLPAEGMGRAFVPAQLLSAVTTWLEGACT